A stretch of Agelaius phoeniceus isolate bAgePho1 chromosome 37, bAgePho1.hap1, whole genome shotgun sequence DNA encodes these proteins:
- the PPP1R12C gene encoding protein phosphatase 1 regulatory subunit 12C isoform X5, which translates to MAAAAAAAAAAAARERRREQLRRWEEAAAAAPGAGEAAARPGPPRVRFERQAEFRAVCAGAELAEARAMVMAPEGGGRALLGGANADGISALHQACIDENMEVVQFLVESGADVNQADNEGWTPLHVAAACGCRHIAQYLLDHGADAAAVTCDLELPLEVAEDEALEELLRAELQRRGVEVAAAKRAEEERMLRDTRLWLDSGQLRDCPHPATGASALHVAAAKGYIEVMRLLLAAGYDPDVRDKDGWTPLHAAAHWGVEEACRLLCEHLCDMSPQNNVGQRPCDLADEETLPLLEELQRRQSHLRSLKDPGAPPPPPAAPEPEGAPPPTGGSKHRRTSLSRRSSREKRSLLQARERVGEGGAAPPPQPPGGGGAESEESEGEGPEGEPRPQRGEPPEAPPPNGPAPPLPPPPGALCRSGSLGAWPGPARDTPPAQAPPPVRRSASSPRLQAPPTGPEPPAAPPPPRDPPAPPPPRPEPPGTPPSPGCAGRSSPQPGMRNRSRSARPGAA; encoded by the exons atggcggcggcggcggcggcggcggcggcggcggcggcccgggAGCGGCGTCGGGAGCAGCTGCGGCGCtgggaggaggcggcggcggcggcgccgggcgcgggggaggcggcggcgaGGCCGGGCCCGCCCCGGGTGCGCTTCGAGCGCCAGGCCGAGTTCCGAGCGGTCTGCGCAGGCGCGGAGCTGGCCGAGGCGCGCGCCATGGTCATGGCGCCCGAGGGCGGGGGGCGCGCGCTGCTGGGCGGGGCCAACGCGGACGGGATCAGCGCGCTGCACCAG gccTGCATAGATGAGAACATGGAGGTCGTGCAGTTCCTGGTCGAGAGCGGCGCCGACGTCAACCAGGCCGACAACGAGGGCTGGACCCCCCTGCACGTGGCTGCGGCCTGCGGCTGCCGGCACATCGCCCA gtacCTGCTGGATCACGGCGCAGACGCTGCCGCTGTCACCTGTGACCTGGAGCTGCCGCTGGAGGTGGCCGAGGACGaggccctggaggagctgctgagggcgGAGCTACAGCGCAGGG gtgtggaggtggcagcagccaAGCGGGCCGAGGAGGAGCGGATGCTGCGGGACACGCGGCTCTGGTTGGACTCGGGGCAGCTCCGGGATTGTCCCCACCCGGCCACCGGGGCCAGCGCGCTGCACGTGGCGGCCGCCAAGGGCTACATCGAGGTCATGAG gctgctgctggccgcCGGCTACGACCCCGACGTGCGGGACAAGGACGGGTGGACGCCGCTGCACGCGGCCGCGCACTGGGGCGTGGAGGAGGCCTGCAGGCTGCTGTGCGAGCACCTGTGCGACATGAGCCCCCAGAACAACGTG GGGCAGCGTCCCTGTGACCTGGCGGATGAGGAGACCCTGcccctgctggaggagctgcagcggCGCCAGAGCCAC ctCCGCAGCCTGAAGGACCCGggggcccctcccccacccccggCGGCGCCGGAGCCCGAGGGAGCCCCTCCCCCCACGGGGGGCAGCAAGCACCGACG AACGTCGCTGTCCCGCCGCAGCTCCCGGGAGAAGCGGTCGCTGCTGCAGGCCCGGGAGCGGGTGGGGGAGGGGGGCGCTGCCCCCCCCCCTCAGCCCCccggagggggcggggccgagAGCGAGGAGAGCGAGGGGGAGGGGCCTGAGGGggagccccgcccccagcgcGGGG agccccccgagGCTCCGCCCCCCAACGGCCCCGCCCCCCCACTGCCG cccccccccgGGGCTCTCTGCAGGTCCGGCTCCCTGGGGGCGTGGCCAGGCCCCGCCCGGGACACGCCCCCCgcccaggccccgccccccgtGCGCCGCTCCGCCTCCTCCCCGCGCCTGCAGGCCCCGCCCACG GGTCCGGAGccccccgccgcccctcccccacccagaGACCCCCCAG ccccgcccccgccccgcccggagccccccgggacccccccgagCCCAGGGTGCGCAG gccgttccagcccccagcccgggaTGAGGAATCGGAGTCGCAGCGCAAGGCCCGGAGCCGCCTGA
- the PPP1R12C gene encoding protein phosphatase 1 regulatory subunit 12C isoform X1: protein MAAAAAAAAAAAARERRREQLRRWEEAAAAAPGAGEAAARPGPPRVRFERQAEFRAVCAGAELAEARAMVMAPEGGGRALLGGANADGISALHQACIDENMEVVQFLVESGADVNQADNEGWTPLHVAAACGCRHIAQYLLDHGADAAAVTCDLELPLEVAEDEALEELLRAELQRRGVEVAAAKRAEEERMLRDTRLWLDSGQLRDCPHPATGASALHVAAAKGYIEVMRLLLAAGYDPDVRDKDGWTPLHAAAHWGVEEACRLLCEHLCDMSPQNNVGQRPCDLADEETLPLLEELQRRQSHLRSLKDPGAPPPPPAAPEPEGAPPPTGGSKHRRTSLSRRSSREKRSLLQARERVGEGGAAPPPQPPGGGGAESEESEGEGPEGEPRPQRGEPPEAPPPNGPAPPLPVRPLPPPSARGKGAGPGRGPAPTAPPAPPRGSLQVRLPGGVARPRPGHAPRPGPAPRAPLRLLPAPAGPAHGSGAPRRPSPTQRPPSPAPAPPGAPRDPPEPRVRRPFQPPARDEESESQRKARSRLMRQARRATQVGPKIT from the exons atggcggcggcggcggcggcggcggcggcggcggcggcccgggAGCGGCGTCGGGAGCAGCTGCGGCGCtgggaggaggcggcggcggcggcgccgggcgcgggggaggcggcggcgaGGCCGGGCCCGCCCCGGGTGCGCTTCGAGCGCCAGGCCGAGTTCCGAGCGGTCTGCGCAGGCGCGGAGCTGGCCGAGGCGCGCGCCATGGTCATGGCGCCCGAGGGCGGGGGGCGCGCGCTGCTGGGCGGGGCCAACGCGGACGGGATCAGCGCGCTGCACCAG gccTGCATAGATGAGAACATGGAGGTCGTGCAGTTCCTGGTCGAGAGCGGCGCCGACGTCAACCAGGCCGACAACGAGGGCTGGACCCCCCTGCACGTGGCTGCGGCCTGCGGCTGCCGGCACATCGCCCA gtacCTGCTGGATCACGGCGCAGACGCTGCCGCTGTCACCTGTGACCTGGAGCTGCCGCTGGAGGTGGCCGAGGACGaggccctggaggagctgctgagggcgGAGCTACAGCGCAGGG gtgtggaggtggcagcagccaAGCGGGCCGAGGAGGAGCGGATGCTGCGGGACACGCGGCTCTGGTTGGACTCGGGGCAGCTCCGGGATTGTCCCCACCCGGCCACCGGGGCCAGCGCGCTGCACGTGGCGGCCGCCAAGGGCTACATCGAGGTCATGAG gctgctgctggccgcCGGCTACGACCCCGACGTGCGGGACAAGGACGGGTGGACGCCGCTGCACGCGGCCGCGCACTGGGGCGTGGAGGAGGCCTGCAGGCTGCTGTGCGAGCACCTGTGCGACATGAGCCCCCAGAACAACGTG GGGCAGCGTCCCTGTGACCTGGCGGATGAGGAGACCCTGcccctgctggaggagctgcagcggCGCCAGAGCCAC ctCCGCAGCCTGAAGGACCCGggggcccctcccccacccccggCGGCGCCGGAGCCCGAGGGAGCCCCTCCCCCCACGGGGGGCAGCAAGCACCGACG AACGTCGCTGTCCCGCCGCAGCTCCCGGGAGAAGCGGTCGCTGCTGCAGGCCCGGGAGCGGGTGGGGGAGGGGGGCGCTGCCCCCCCCCCTCAGCCCCccggagggggcggggccgagAGCGAGGAGAGCGAGGGGGAGGGGCCTGAGGGggagccccgcccccagcgcGGGG agccccccgagGCTCCGCCCCCCAACGGCCCCGCCCCCCCACTGCCGGTAAGgcccctcccccctccctcaGCTCGGGGCAAAGGGGCGGGGCCAGGGCGTGGCCCCGCCCCCAccgcccccccagcccccccccgGGGCTCTCTGCAGGTCCGGCTCCCTGGGGGCGTGGCCAGGCCCCGCCCGGGACACGCCCCCCgcccaggccccgccccccgtGCGCCGCTCCGCCTCCTCCCCGCGCCTGCAGGCCCCGCCCACG GGTCCGGAGccccccgccgcccctcccccacccagaGACCCCCCAG ccccgcccccgccccgcccggagccccccgggacccccccgagCCCAGGGTGCGCAG gccgttccagcccccagcccgggaTGAGGAATCGGAGTCGCAGCGCAAGGCCCGGAGCCGCCTGATGAGGCAGGCACGGAGAGCGACCCAGGTGGGGCCCAAAATCACctga
- the PPP1R12C gene encoding protein phosphatase 1 regulatory subunit 12C isoform X4, protein MAAAAAAAAAAAARERRREQLRRWEEAAAAAPGAGEAAARPGPPRVRFERQAEFRAVCAGAELAEARAMVMAPEGGGRALLGGANADGISALHQACIDENMEVVQFLVESGADVNQADNEGWTPLHVAAACGCRHIAQYLLDHGADAAAVTCDLELPLEVAEDEALEELLRAELQRRGVEVAAAKRAEEERMLRDTRLWLDSGQLRDCPHPATGASALHVAAAKGYIEVMRLLLAAGYDPDVRDKDGWTPLHAAAHWGVEEACRLLCEHLCDMSPQNNVGQRPCDLADEETLPLLEELQRRQSHLRSLKDPGAPPPPPAAPEPEGAPPPTGGSKHRRTSLSRRSSREKRSLLQARERVGEGGAAPPPQPPGGGGAESEESEGEGPEGEPRPQRGEPPEAPPPNGPAPPLPVRPLPPPSARGKGAGPGRGPAPTAPPAPPRGSLQVRLPGGVARPRPGHAPRPGPAPRAPLRLLPAPAGPAHGSGAPRRPSPTQRPPRPFQPPARDEESESQRKARSRLMRQARRATQVGPKIT, encoded by the exons atggcggcggcggcggcggcggcggcggcggcggcggcccgggAGCGGCGTCGGGAGCAGCTGCGGCGCtgggaggaggcggcggcggcggcgccgggcgcgggggaggcggcggcgaGGCCGGGCCCGCCCCGGGTGCGCTTCGAGCGCCAGGCCGAGTTCCGAGCGGTCTGCGCAGGCGCGGAGCTGGCCGAGGCGCGCGCCATGGTCATGGCGCCCGAGGGCGGGGGGCGCGCGCTGCTGGGCGGGGCCAACGCGGACGGGATCAGCGCGCTGCACCAG gccTGCATAGATGAGAACATGGAGGTCGTGCAGTTCCTGGTCGAGAGCGGCGCCGACGTCAACCAGGCCGACAACGAGGGCTGGACCCCCCTGCACGTGGCTGCGGCCTGCGGCTGCCGGCACATCGCCCA gtacCTGCTGGATCACGGCGCAGACGCTGCCGCTGTCACCTGTGACCTGGAGCTGCCGCTGGAGGTGGCCGAGGACGaggccctggaggagctgctgagggcgGAGCTACAGCGCAGGG gtgtggaggtggcagcagccaAGCGGGCCGAGGAGGAGCGGATGCTGCGGGACACGCGGCTCTGGTTGGACTCGGGGCAGCTCCGGGATTGTCCCCACCCGGCCACCGGGGCCAGCGCGCTGCACGTGGCGGCCGCCAAGGGCTACATCGAGGTCATGAG gctgctgctggccgcCGGCTACGACCCCGACGTGCGGGACAAGGACGGGTGGACGCCGCTGCACGCGGCCGCGCACTGGGGCGTGGAGGAGGCCTGCAGGCTGCTGTGCGAGCACCTGTGCGACATGAGCCCCCAGAACAACGTG GGGCAGCGTCCCTGTGACCTGGCGGATGAGGAGACCCTGcccctgctggaggagctgcagcggCGCCAGAGCCAC ctCCGCAGCCTGAAGGACCCGggggcccctcccccacccccggCGGCGCCGGAGCCCGAGGGAGCCCCTCCCCCCACGGGGGGCAGCAAGCACCGACG AACGTCGCTGTCCCGCCGCAGCTCCCGGGAGAAGCGGTCGCTGCTGCAGGCCCGGGAGCGGGTGGGGGAGGGGGGCGCTGCCCCCCCCCCTCAGCCCCccggagggggcggggccgagAGCGAGGAGAGCGAGGGGGAGGGGCCTGAGGGggagccccgcccccagcgcGGGG agccccccgagGCTCCGCCCCCCAACGGCCCCGCCCCCCCACTGCCGGTAAGgcccctcccccctccctcaGCTCGGGGCAAAGGGGCGGGGCCAGGGCGTGGCCCCGCCCCCAccgcccccccagcccccccccgGGGCTCTCTGCAGGTCCGGCTCCCTGGGGGCGTGGCCAGGCCCCGCCCGGGACACGCCCCCCgcccaggccccgccccccgtGCGCCGCTCCGCCTCCTCCCCGCGCCTGCAGGCCCCGCCCACG GGTCCGGAGccccccgccgcccctcccccacccagaGACCCCCCAG gccgttccagcccccagcccgggaTGAGGAATCGGAGTCGCAGCGCAAGGCCCGGAGCCGCCTGATGAGGCAGGCACGGAGAGCGACCCAGGTGGGGCCCAAAATCACctga
- the PPP1R12C gene encoding protein phosphatase 1 regulatory subunit 12C isoform X3, with the protein MAAAAAAAAAAAARERRREQLRRWEEAAAAAPGAGEAAARPGPPRVRFERQAEFRAVCAGAELAEARAMVMAPEGGGRALLGGANADGISALHQACIDENMEVVQFLVESGADVNQADNEGWTPLHVAAACGCRHIAQYLLDHGADAAAVTCDLELPLEVAEDEALEELLRAELQRRGVEVAAAKRAEEERMLRDTRLWLDSGQLRDCPHPATGASALHVAAAKGYIEVMRLLLAAGYDPDVRDKDGWTPLHAAAHWGVEEACRLLCEHLCDMSPQNNVGQRPCDLADEETLPLLEELQRRQSHLRSLKDPGAPPPPPAAPEPEGAPPPTGGSKHRRTSLSRRSSREKRSLLQARERVGEGGAAPPPQPPGGGGAESEESEGEGPEGEPRPQRGEPPEAPPPNGPAPPLPVRPLPPPSARGKGAGPGRGPAPTAPPAPPRGSLQVRLPGGVARPRPGHAPRPGPAPRAPLRLLPAPAGPAHGSGAPRRPSPTQRPPSPAPAPPGAPRDPPEPRVRRPFQPPARDEESESQRKARSRLMRQARRATQVGPKIT; encoded by the exons atggcggcggcggcggcggcggcggcggcggcggcggcccgggAGCGGCGTCGGGAGCAGCTGCGGCGCtgggaggaggcggcggcggcggcgccgggcgcgggggaggcggcggcgaGGCCGGGCCCGCCCCGGGTGCGCTTCGAGCGCCAGGCCGAGTTCCGAGCGGTCTGCGCAGGCGCGGAGCTGGCCGAGGCGCGCGCCATGGTCATGGCGCCCGAGGGCGGGGGGCGCGCGCTGCTGGGCGGGGCCAACGCGGACGGGATCAGCGCGCTGCACCAG gccTGCATCGATGAGAACATGGAG GTCGTGCAGTTCCTGGTCGAGAGCGGCGCCGACGTCAACCAGGCCGACAACGAGGGCTGGACCCCCCTGCACGTGGCTGCGGCCTGCGGCTGCCGGCACATCGCCCA gtacCTGCTGGATCACGGCGCAGACGCTGCCGCTGTCACCTGTGACCTGGAGCTGCCGCTGGAGGTGGCCGAGGACGaggccctggaggagctgctgagggcgGAGCTACAGCGCAGGG gtgtggaggtggcagcagccaAGCGGGCCGAGGAGGAGCGGATGCTGCGGGACACGCGGCTCTGGTTGGACTCGGGGCAGCTCCGGGATTGTCCCCACCCGGCCACCGGGGCCAGCGCGCTGCACGTGGCGGCCGCCAAGGGCTACATCGAGGTCATGAG gctgctgctggccgcCGGCTACGACCCCGACGTGCGGGACAAGGACGGGTGGACGCCGCTGCACGCGGCCGCGCACTGGGGCGTGGAGGAGGCCTGCAGGCTGCTGTGCGAGCACCTGTGCGACATGAGCCCCCAGAACAACGTG GGGCAGCGTCCCTGTGACCTGGCGGATGAGGAGACCCTGcccctgctggaggagctgcagcggCGCCAGAGCCAC ctCCGCAGCCTGAAGGACCCGggggcccctcccccacccccggCGGCGCCGGAGCCCGAGGGAGCCCCTCCCCCCACGGGGGGCAGCAAGCACCGACG AACGTCGCTGTCCCGCCGCAGCTCCCGGGAGAAGCGGTCGCTGCTGCAGGCCCGGGAGCGGGTGGGGGAGGGGGGCGCTGCCCCCCCCCCTCAGCCCCccggagggggcggggccgagAGCGAGGAGAGCGAGGGGGAGGGGCCTGAGGGggagccccgcccccagcgcGGGG agccccccgagGCTCCGCCCCCCAACGGCCCCGCCCCCCCACTGCCGGTAAGgcccctcccccctccctcaGCTCGGGGCAAAGGGGCGGGGCCAGGGCGTGGCCCCGCCCCCAccgcccccccagcccccccccgGGGCTCTCTGCAGGTCCGGCTCCCTGGGGGCGTGGCCAGGCCCCGCCCGGGACACGCCCCCCgcccaggccccgccccccgtGCGCCGCTCCGCCTCCTCCCCGCGCCTGCAGGCCCCGCCCACG GGTCCGGAGccccccgccgcccctcccccacccagaGACCCCCCAG ccccgcccccgccccgcccggagccccccgggacccccccgagCCCAGGGTGCGCAG gccgttccagcccccagcccgggaTGAGGAATCGGAGTCGCAGCGCAAGGCCCGGAGCCGCCTGATGAGGCAGGCACGGAGAGCGACCCAGGTGGGGCCCAAAATCACctga
- the PPP1R12C gene encoding protein phosphatase 1 regulatory subunit 12C isoform X2: MAAAAAAAAAAAARERRREQLRRWEEAAAAAPGAGEAAARPGPPRVRFERQAEFRAVCAGAELAEARAMVMAPEGGGRALLGGANADGISALHQACIDENMEVVQFLVESGADVNQADNEGWTPLHVAAACGCRHIAQYLLDHGADAAAVTCDLELPLEVAEDEALEELLRAELQRRGVEVAAAKRAEEERMLRDTRLWLDSGQLRDCPHPATGASALHVAAAKGYIEVMRLLLAAGYDPDVRDKDGWTPLHAAAHWGVEEACRLLCEHLCDMSPQNNVGQRPCDLADEETLPLLEELQRRQSHLRSLKDPGAPPPPPAAPEPEGAPPPTGGSKHRRTSLSRRSSREKRSLLQARERVGEGGAAPPPQPPGGGGAESEESEGEGPEGEPRPQRGEPPEAPPPNGPAPPLPVRPLPPPSARGKGAGPGRGPAPTAPPAPPRGSLQVRLPGGVARPRPGHAPRPGPAPRAPLRLLPAPAGPAHGSGAPRRPSPTQRPPSPAPAPPGAPRDPPEPRVRRPFQPPARDEESESQRKARSRLMRQARRATQVGPKIT, from the exons atggcggcggcggcggcggcggcggcggcggcggcggcccgggAGCGGCGTCGGGAGCAGCTGCGGCGCtgggaggaggcggcggcggcggcgccgggcgcgggggaggcggcggcgaGGCCGGGCCCGCCCCGGGTGCGCTTCGAGCGCCAGGCCGAGTTCCGAGCGGTCTGCGCAGGCGCGGAGCTGGCCGAGGCGCGCGCCATGGTCATGGCGCCCGAGGGCGGGGGGCGCGCGCTGCTGGGCGGGGCCAACGCGGACGGGATCAGCGCGCTGCACCAG GCCTGCATCGATGAGAACATGGAG GTCGTGCAGTTCCTGGTCGAGAGCGGCGCCGACGTCAACCAGGCCGACAACGAGGGCTGGACCCCCCTGCACGTGGCTGCGGCCTGCGGCTGCCGGCACATCGCCCA gtacCTGCTGGATCACGGCGCAGACGCTGCCGCTGTCACCTGTGACCTGGAGCTGCCGCTGGAGGTGGCCGAGGACGaggccctggaggagctgctgagggcgGAGCTACAGCGCAGGG gtgtggaggtggcagcagccaAGCGGGCCGAGGAGGAGCGGATGCTGCGGGACACGCGGCTCTGGTTGGACTCGGGGCAGCTCCGGGATTGTCCCCACCCGGCCACCGGGGCCAGCGCGCTGCACGTGGCGGCCGCCAAGGGCTACATCGAGGTCATGAG gctgctgctggccgcCGGCTACGACCCCGACGTGCGGGACAAGGACGGGTGGACGCCGCTGCACGCGGCCGCGCACTGGGGCGTGGAGGAGGCCTGCAGGCTGCTGTGCGAGCACCTGTGCGACATGAGCCCCCAGAACAACGTG GGGCAGCGTCCCTGTGACCTGGCGGATGAGGAGACCCTGcccctgctggaggagctgcagcggCGCCAGAGCCAC ctCCGCAGCCTGAAGGACCCGggggcccctcccccacccccggCGGCGCCGGAGCCCGAGGGAGCCCCTCCCCCCACGGGGGGCAGCAAGCACCGACG AACGTCGCTGTCCCGCCGCAGCTCCCGGGAGAAGCGGTCGCTGCTGCAGGCCCGGGAGCGGGTGGGGGAGGGGGGCGCTGCCCCCCCCCCTCAGCCCCccggagggggcggggccgagAGCGAGGAGAGCGAGGGGGAGGGGCCTGAGGGggagccccgcccccagcgcGGGG agccccccgagGCTCCGCCCCCCAACGGCCCCGCCCCCCCACTGCCGGTAAGgcccctcccccctccctcaGCTCGGGGCAAAGGGGCGGGGCCAGGGCGTGGCCCCGCCCCCAccgcccccccagcccccccccgGGGCTCTCTGCAGGTCCGGCTCCCTGGGGGCGTGGCCAGGCCCCGCCCGGGACACGCCCCCCgcccaggccccgccccccgtGCGCCGCTCCGCCTCCTCCCCGCGCCTGCAGGCCCCGCCCACG GGTCCGGAGccccccgccgcccctcccccacccagaGACCCCCCAG ccccgcccccgccccgcccggagccccccgggacccccccgagCCCAGGGTGCGCAG gccgttccagcccccagcccgggaTGAGGAATCGGAGTCGCAGCGCAAGGCCCGGAGCCGCCTGATGAGGCAGGCACGGAGAGCGACCCAGGTGGGGCCCAAAATCACctga
- the PPP1R12C gene encoding protein phosphatase 1 regulatory subunit 12C isoform X6, whose translation MAAAAAAAAAAAARERRREQLRRWEEAAAAAPGAGEAAARPGPPRVRFERQAEFRAVCAGAELAEARAMVMAPEGGGRALLGGANADGISALHQACIDENMEVVQFLVESGADVNQADNEGWTPLHVAAACGCRHIAQYLLDHGADAAAVTCDLELPLEVAEDEALEELLRAELQRRGVEVAAAKRAEEERMLRDTRLWLDSGQLRDCPHPATGASALHVAAAKGYIEVMRLLLAAGYDPDVRDKDGWTPLHAAAHWGVEEACRLLCEHLCDMSPQNNVGQRPCDLADEETLPLLEELQRRQSHLRSLKDPGAPPPPPAAPEPEGAPPPTGGSKHRRTSLSRRSSREKRSLLQARERVGEGGAAPPPQPPGGGGAESEESEGEGPEGEPRPQRGEPPEAPPPNGPAPPLPPPPGALCRSGSLGAWPGPARDTPPAQAPPPVRRSASSPRLQAPPTGPEPPAAPPPPRDPPGRSSPQPGMRNRSRSARPGAA comes from the exons atggcggcggcggcggcggcggcggcggcggcggcggcccgggAGCGGCGTCGGGAGCAGCTGCGGCGCtgggaggaggcggcggcggcggcgccgggcgcgggggaggcggcggcgaGGCCGGGCCCGCCCCGGGTGCGCTTCGAGCGCCAGGCCGAGTTCCGAGCGGTCTGCGCAGGCGCGGAGCTGGCCGAGGCGCGCGCCATGGTCATGGCGCCCGAGGGCGGGGGGCGCGCGCTGCTGGGCGGGGCCAACGCGGACGGGATCAGCGCGCTGCACCAG gccTGCATAGATGAGAACATGGAGGTCGTGCAGTTCCTGGTCGAGAGCGGCGCCGACGTCAACCAGGCCGACAACGAGGGCTGGACCCCCCTGCACGTGGCTGCGGCCTGCGGCTGCCGGCACATCGCCCA gtacCTGCTGGATCACGGCGCAGACGCTGCCGCTGTCACCTGTGACCTGGAGCTGCCGCTGGAGGTGGCCGAGGACGaggccctggaggagctgctgagggcgGAGCTACAGCGCAGGG gtgtggaggtggcagcagccaAGCGGGCCGAGGAGGAGCGGATGCTGCGGGACACGCGGCTCTGGTTGGACTCGGGGCAGCTCCGGGATTGTCCCCACCCGGCCACCGGGGCCAGCGCGCTGCACGTGGCGGCCGCCAAGGGCTACATCGAGGTCATGAG gctgctgctggccgcCGGCTACGACCCCGACGTGCGGGACAAGGACGGGTGGACGCCGCTGCACGCGGCCGCGCACTGGGGCGTGGAGGAGGCCTGCAGGCTGCTGTGCGAGCACCTGTGCGACATGAGCCCCCAGAACAACGTG GGGCAGCGTCCCTGTGACCTGGCGGATGAGGAGACCCTGcccctgctggaggagctgcagcggCGCCAGAGCCAC ctCCGCAGCCTGAAGGACCCGggggcccctcccccacccccggCGGCGCCGGAGCCCGAGGGAGCCCCTCCCCCCACGGGGGGCAGCAAGCACCGACG AACGTCGCTGTCCCGCCGCAGCTCCCGGGAGAAGCGGTCGCTGCTGCAGGCCCGGGAGCGGGTGGGGGAGGGGGGCGCTGCCCCCCCCCCTCAGCCCCccggagggggcggggccgagAGCGAGGAGAGCGAGGGGGAGGGGCCTGAGGGggagccccgcccccagcgcGGGG agccccccgagGCTCCGCCCCCCAACGGCCCCGCCCCCCCACTGCCG cccccccccgGGGCTCTCTGCAGGTCCGGCTCCCTGGGGGCGTGGCCAGGCCCCGCCCGGGACACGCCCCCCgcccaggccccgccccccgtGCGCCGCTCCGCCTCCTCCCCGCGCCTGCAGGCCCCGCCCACG GGTCCGGAGccccccgccgcccctcccccacccagaGACCCCCCAG gccgttccagcccccagcccgggaTGAGGAATCGGAGTCGCAGCGCAAGGCCCGGAGCCGCCTGA